A genome region from Pontiella agarivorans includes the following:
- a CDS encoding NAD-dependent epimerase/dehydratase family protein: MRIIIVGNLGYIGPSVAEQFRGSLPDAELIGFDIGYFAHSLSNAAYSPETLLNKQIYGDVRTFPEELLSGVDAVVDLAAISNDPMGNEFEEVTMDVNYRAAVRLAKMCKQAGVKNFVYASSCSMYGAASEYAKKEDDELNPLTAYARSKVAAEKELEPLAGDGFTVTCLRFATACGFTSRLRLDLVLNDFVAGALVNKEIGILSDGTPWRPMINTKDMARAFEWGAIREPENGGAFLAVNTGSNEWNNQIKPLADAVAVQIPDARVSTNPDAPPDKRSYRVNFDLFKKLAPDHQPQCDLESTICELKDNLEAMEFNDPEFRTSQFIRLRVLARHMEQGRLNKNLEWVR, encoded by the coding sequence ATGAGAATTATTATTGTGGGTAATCTGGGCTATATCGGTCCGAGTGTGGCGGAACAATTCCGGGGGAGTTTGCCGGATGCGGAACTGATCGGTTTTGATATCGGATATTTTGCGCACAGTCTGAGCAATGCGGCTTATTCTCCTGAGACCCTGTTGAATAAACAGATTTACGGCGATGTCCGTACATTTCCCGAAGAACTGTTGAGCGGTGTCGATGCGGTGGTCGACCTGGCCGCGATTTCAAACGATCCCATGGGCAACGAGTTTGAAGAGGTTACCATGGATGTGAACTATCGCGCCGCGGTCCGCCTGGCGAAAATGTGCAAGCAGGCCGGAGTGAAAAATTTTGTTTATGCTTCGAGTTGCAGTATGTATGGCGCGGCGAGTGAATATGCAAAGAAAGAGGACGATGAGCTTAATCCTCTGACGGCCTATGCGCGCTCCAAAGTGGCGGCGGAAAAAGAACTCGAACCGCTGGCCGGCGACGGATTTACGGTCACTTGTCTGCGTTTTGCGACCGCCTGCGGTTTTACGAGTCGGTTGCGTCTGGATCTGGTGCTCAATGATTTTGTGGCCGGAGCACTGGTCAACAAAGAGATCGGTATTCTCAGCGACGGCACGCCGTGGCGTCCGATGATCAATACCAAGGATATGGCGAGGGCATTTGAATGGGGAGCCATCCGGGAACCGGAAAACGGCGGGGCCTTTCTGGCGGTGAATACCGGTTCCAATGAGTGGAATAATCAGATCAAGCCGCTGGCTGATGCCGTGGCTGTACAGATTCCCGATGCCAGAGTCAGCACGAATCCGGATGCGCCGCCGGATAAACGTTCGTATCGCGTAAACTTCGACCTGTTCAAAAAGCTTGCTCCCGATCATCAGCCGCAGTGCGATCTGGAAAGTACGATCTGTGAACTGAAGGATAATCTTGAGGCCATGGAATTCAACGATCCGGAGTTCCGGACATCCCAGTTCATTCGCCTCCGGGTGCTGGCGCGTCACATGGAACAGGGGCGGCTGAATAAAAATCTGGAGTGGGTCCGA
- a CDS encoding NAD-dependent epimerase/dehydratase family protein: MKVLVTGVAGFIGSNVAHALLDAGHEVVGIDNFNDYYPVAIKEMRHSALEKRKGYIGIRGDFSDLDLMNELFGKHRFERVCHLGAQAGVRYSLENPHAYEQSNLAGHLNVLECCRNFNVSRLVYASSSSVYGGNKKVPFSESDPVDHPVSLYAATKKANELMSHAYTDLYGFQTIGLRFFTVYGPAGRPDMAYWLFTDAMLQGRAIKVFNHGDMKRDFTYIDDVVQGVSGALFAEGLDPYEIFNLGNNQPELLMDMIRYLGKALDIEPQMEMLPMQAGDVPVTYADIGKAKIKLGYNPCTDLESGLEKFVSWYKDWKKS, translated from the coding sequence TTGAAAGTTTTGGTTACAGGTGTGGCGGGGTTTATCGGGTCGAATGTGGCGCATGCACTGCTGGATGCGGGGCATGAGGTGGTCGGGATTGATAATTTTAATGATTACTATCCGGTGGCGATCAAAGAGATGCGGCATTCGGCATTGGAAAAAAGAAAAGGGTATATCGGCATACGCGGTGATTTCTCTGATCTGGATCTGATGAATGAGCTTTTCGGAAAACATCGGTTTGAGCGGGTCTGTCATCTGGGGGCTCAGGCCGGTGTGCGATATTCGCTGGAAAATCCGCATGCATATGAACAATCGAACCTGGCCGGGCATCTGAATGTGTTGGAATGCTGCCGTAATTTTAATGTGTCGCGGCTGGTCTATGCCTCCAGTTCCAGTGTGTACGGAGGTAATAAAAAAGTGCCTTTTTCGGAAAGCGATCCGGTGGATCATCCGGTGAGTCTCTATGCCGCAACCAAAAAGGCCAATGAATTAATGAGCCATGCTTATACCGACCTTTACGGTTTTCAAACCATTGGTCTTCGTTTCTTCACCGTATACGGGCCGGCCGGCCGGCCGGATATGGCCTATTGGTTGTTCACCGATGCGATGCTGCAGGGCCGAGCGATTAAGGTGTTTAATCACGGCGACATGAAACGTGATTTTACCTATATCGATGATGTGGTGCAGGGCGTATCGGGAGCGCTTTTTGCCGAGGGGCTGGATCCGTATGAAATTTTCAACCTCGGGAATAATCAGCCGGAACTGCTGATGGATATGATCCGCTATCTGGGTAAAGCACTCGATATTGAGCCGCAGATGGAAATGCTTCCGATGCAGGCGGGCGATGTGCCGGTTACCTATGCGGATATCGGAAAAGCGAAAATAAAACTGGGCTACAATCCCTGCACAGATCTGGAGAGTGGATTGGAAAAATTTGTAAGCTGGTATAAGGACTGGAAGAAATCCTGA
- a CDS encoding VanZ family protein, protein MRALFFRFLLISYLSGLVFFAFKPFRLIPGLQYSSRNSALEDRRAAVLFREHLREVDELSLLIQLKPGNVMQAGPARIVTYSRDILHQNFMVGQAGRDLVFRLRTTTTDHNGMNPHLVVPGIFTAGKQLCLVLTYDGAVSRLFVDGEFYSESPFNGGTFDNWGRNHMFAIGDEIPGGRPWTGEVARVAVYNRVLTAEEIGDAIGGEFPESSVYAYCEKGRALKSLRYRNLFVSHDSVYNGHDVIANIAGFIPLAFLFFFSFPVSIQKHRALSVFSLPLFAGALISAFFEFSQRFVEGRVPCLTDLAYNVLGTIIGCILLLIYMRSYRVVL, encoded by the coding sequence ATGAGGGCTCTGTTTTTCAGATTCCTTCTTATAAGTTATCTTTCGGGACTTGTTTTTTTTGCCTTCAAGCCGTTTCGGCTGATTCCAGGCTTACAATATTCCTCGCGCAATTCGGCGCTTGAAGATCGTCGGGCTGCTGTTCTGTTTCGGGAGCATCTGAGAGAGGTCGATGAGCTGAGTCTGTTGATTCAGCTCAAGCCGGGGAACGTAATGCAGGCGGGTCCGGCCCGGATTGTTACTTATTCGCGCGATATACTGCATCAGAATTTTATGGTGGGTCAGGCCGGGAGGGATTTGGTGTTCCGGTTGCGTACAACGACAACAGATCATAACGGGATGAATCCTCATCTTGTAGTTCCCGGCATTTTTACTGCAGGGAAACAGCTGTGCCTGGTGCTGACATACGACGGAGCAGTTAGCCGCCTGTTTGTGGATGGTGAGTTTTACAGCGAATCCCCCTTTAACGGCGGCACGTTTGATAACTGGGGACGAAATCATATGTTCGCGATCGGAGATGAGATTCCCGGAGGGCGTCCGTGGACTGGGGAGGTTGCCCGGGTTGCGGTGTATAACCGCGTACTGACCGCTGAAGAAATCGGTGATGCAATCGGCGGGGAATTTCCGGAAAGTTCTGTCTATGCGTACTGTGAAAAAGGGCGGGCTTTGAAGTCGCTGCGTTATCGGAATCTGTTTGTTAGCCATGATTCTGTTTACAACGGACATGACGTTATTGCGAATATTGCGGGGTTTATCCCATTGGCGTTTCTTTTCTTTTTTTCTTTTCCAGTAAGCATACAAAAGCACAGGGCCCTGTCCGTATTCTCTCTGCCGTTGTTTGCGGGGGCGCTAATCAGCGCCTTTTTTGAGTTTAGCCAGCGTTTTGTTGAAGGTCGGGTGCCGTGTCTGACGGACTTGGCATATAATGTGTTAGGAACTATAATCGGCTGTATTTTATTGCTGATTTATATGCGCAGTTACAGAGTTGTTTTATAA
- a CDS encoding glycosyltransferase family 2 protein, whose translation MAGVSVLILTKNEEINIERCIRSVSWSDDIVVFDSFSDDRTVELAEQLGARVIQRKFDNWSAHQNWGVENIKFKHPWVYYTDADETCDDQLRDELLALEKNGESFSAFQVRRKDYFMGRWLKRSQLYPTWITRVFRPEKIRYERLVNPVATVAGETGKLDGHIIHYPFSHGVGHWFDRHNKYSQMEAADLVTEVAEKINWADFFSRDAAVKRRALKTLAYKMPGRPVLMFMYLYFFRLGLLDGLPGLRYSIMRSMYEYMIDLKVVEYRYTESEGKGSTL comes from the coding sequence ATGGCTGGCGTATCGGTTCTTATTCTTACAAAAAATGAAGAGATCAATATTGAGCGGTGTATCCGTTCCGTTTCCTGGTCGGATGATATTGTGGTGTTTGATTCATTCAGTGATGACCGGACGGTTGAATTAGCGGAGCAGCTTGGAGCCCGGGTAATCCAGCGTAAATTTGATAACTGGTCCGCCCATCAGAACTGGGGCGTGGAAAATATTAAATTCAAGCATCCCTGGGTTTACTATACCGACGCGGATGAAACCTGTGATGATCAACTGCGCGATGAGCTGTTGGCACTGGAGAAAAACGGGGAATCGTTTTCAGCATTTCAAGTGCGGCGGAAAGACTATTTTATGGGGCGCTGGCTGAAACGGTCACAGCTCTATCCAACCTGGATTACCCGGGTATTCCGGCCGGAAAAAATCCGGTATGAACGGCTGGTGAATCCGGTTGCCACAGTGGCCGGTGAGACGGGAAAACTCGATGGGCACATTATCCACTATCCGTTTTCTCATGGCGTCGGCCATTGGTTTGACCGGCATAATAAATATTCTCAGATGGAAGCGGCGGACCTGGTTACGGAGGTTGCCGAAAAAATTAATTGGGCTGATTTTTTCTCCAGAGATGCTGCAGTGAAAAGACGGGCGCTTAAAACACTGGCCTATAAAATGCCGGGCCGGCCGGTTTTAATGTTTATGTATCTTTATTTTTTCCGACTGGGTCTGCTCGACGGGCTGCCGGGGCTTCGCTATTCGATCATGCGTTCGATGTATGAGTATATGATCGATCTGAAAGTGGTCGAATATCGTTATACAGAATCTGAAGGGAAAGGATCTACACTTTGA
- a CDS encoding glycosyltransferase family 2 protein, producing MKFSVITATYNCEASILDTVKSLREQTIPREDIEWILVDGGSTDRTLELIEAQDFHPDQWVSEKDNGIYDALNKGVRMATGDFVGFLHADDMLAGPGILYHIGCAQKNSGADAVYGDLQYVRPLEQGGFGIVRHWTSGIYFRRKLKWGWMPPHPSLYLKREIYEQARLSNGEYFDTSYTCAADYDFMMRILGKYEVEPAYLRMVLVQMRVGGISNRSLKHIITKSKEDWRVIRENKIGGPHTLAWKNLSKLQQFFRR from the coding sequence ATGAAATTTTCGGTGATTACAGCGACCTACAATTGTGAGGCGAGTATCCTGGATACGGTGAAGTCGCTTCGGGAACAGACCATTCCGCGGGAGGATATTGAATGGATTCTGGTGGACGGCGGTTCAACGGACCGGACGTTGGAACTGATTGAAGCGCAGGATTTTCATCCGGACCAGTGGGTTTCGGAAAAGGACAACGGAATTTATGATGCGCTCAATAAAGGGGTGCGGATGGCGACGGGCGATTTTGTCGGGTTTCTGCATGCAGACGACATGCTTGCAGGTCCTGGGATTTTATACCATATCGGCTGTGCCCAGAAGAATTCCGGTGCGGATGCGGTGTATGGTGACCTGCAGTATGTACGCCCGCTGGAGCAGGGCGGTTTCGGCATTGTACGCCACTGGACCAGCGGGATCTATTTCCGCCGAAAACTGAAGTGGGGCTGGATGCCGCCGCATCCGTCGCTGTATTTAAAACGGGAAATATATGAGCAGGCCCGGCTTTCGAACGGAGAGTATTTCGATACCTCATACACCTGTGCGGCGGACTATGATTTTATGATGCGCATTCTCGGAAAGTATGAAGTGGAACCGGCTTATCTGCGGATGGTTCTGGTGCAGATGCGTGTCGGAGGAATCAGCAACCGCAGTCTGAAGCATATCATTACCAAATCCAAGGAGGACTGGCGGGTCATTCGTGAGAATAAAATCGGTGGGCCTCATACGCTGGCCTGGAAAAATTTAAGTAAACTGCAGCAGTTTTTCAGACGTTGA
- a CDS encoding MBOAT family O-acyltransferase, with the protein MHKVILLIASYLFYMAWNPPFVLLLLISTGVDWWAAKRIARAESQGMRKLFLACSLGVNLGFLFFFKYSPMLMETLNGVLGLVGIEMVLPRWSIILPMGISFYTFQTLSYTLDVYRKKELPSDSMLDFALYVTFFPQLVAGPIVRSNEFLPQLRQRPVIRPFMVSWGIVLVVFGLFEKIVLADTIMAPVADSVFSSAGEAGFRSAWMGVLAFTGQIYFDFAGYSTCAIGIAMLMGFELPDNFRAPYGALGFGDFWQRWHISLSSWLRDYLYIPLGGNKKGSRRTYANLFVTMLLGGLWHGANWTFVFWGGLHGAYLAIERPFRKKLESAAAKSLFFRIGWMFGTLFLVMLAWVPFRAASFGDCSTLLKAMFGFAHGTLSVHWFSEFMVVGLAAVLFVFHGLMKNHRLEHIGRKMPMLLVAAAVVFMVLMIIMSPVSDRAFIYFQF; encoded by the coding sequence GTGCATAAGGTTATTCTGCTGATCGCCAGTTATTTGTTCTATATGGCGTGGAATCCGCCGTTTGTTTTGCTGTTGCTGATTTCAACCGGGGTGGACTGGTGGGCGGCCAAACGAATTGCCCGTGCGGAATCGCAGGGCATGCGGAAGCTGTTTCTGGCCTGCAGTCTCGGGGTAAACCTCGGGTTTCTGTTCTTTTTCAAATATTCGCCGATGTTGATGGAAACTCTGAACGGGGTGCTGGGTCTTGTCGGCATTGAAATGGTGTTGCCGCGCTGGTCGATTATTCTGCCGATGGGGATCTCATTTTACACGTTTCAGACGCTTTCCTATACTCTGGATGTATATCGCAAAAAAGAGCTGCCTTCTGATTCGATGCTCGATTTCGCGTTATACGTCACATTTTTTCCTCAGCTGGTGGCCGGACCGATTGTCCGTTCGAATGAATTTCTGCCTCAGCTGCGGCAGCGTCCGGTAATCCGGCCGTTCATGGTCTCCTGGGGGATTGTCCTGGTGGTTTTCGGGCTGTTTGAAAAGATTGTACTAGCCGATACCATCATGGCACCGGTGGCCGACTCGGTCTTCAGTTCCGCGGGCGAGGCGGGATTCCGCTCCGCGTGGATGGGGGTGCTGGCTTTTACGGGGCAGATTTATTTTGATTTTGCCGGATATTCCACCTGTGCCATTGGTATTGCGATGCTGATGGGTTTTGAACTGCCTGACAACTTTCGGGCGCCCTATGGGGCGCTGGGATTCGGAGATTTCTGGCAACGCTGGCATATTTCGCTTTCATCGTGGTTGCGTGATTATCTTTATATTCCATTGGGTGGAAATAAGAAGGGGAGCAGAAGGACGTATGCCAACCTTTTTGTGACCATGTTACTGGGGGGGCTCTGGCACGGGGCAAACTGGACGTTTGTTTTCTGGGGAGGACTGCACGGGGCCTATCTGGCCATTGAACGTCCGTTCCGAAAAAAACTGGAATCAGCGGCGGCGAAATCGCTTTTTTTCAGAATCGGCTGGATGTTCGGAACGCTGTTTCTGGTCATGCTGGCCTGGGTTCCGTTTCGTGCGGCCTCGTTTGGGGATTGCTCTACGCTGCTGAAGGCCATGTTCGGTTTTGCGCATGGAACTCTTTCGGTTCATTGGTTCAGTGAATTTATGGTGGTTGGACTGGCCGCAGTCCTGTTTGTATTCCACGGCCTGATGAAAAATCACCGGTTGGAGCACATCGGCAGAAAGATGCCGATGCTGCTGGTGGCGGCGGCTGTCGTGTTTATGGTGTTGATGATAATAATGTCCCCGGTGAGTGATCGTGCCTTCATATACTTTCAATTCTAA
- a CDS encoding amino acid adenylation domain-containing protein → MMNSLLPIADTPPKYDSVAAWLNAGFQSGGEAAALVFEGEVLSCSELDMFSNRIANYLVEQGVPSGGRVGICLDRSIELIAVLIGILKAGAAYVPLDPAYPKDRLKMMQEDAQLSGLVVHEEHADLFDQPLVWEEIEEGVGRAPALPCGRPVLPDQAAYIIFTSGSTGRPKGIEMPHRALANLIEWQLERETFKPSTHVLQYSSISFDVSFQEIATTLASGGTLYLISNEDRKDPRKLLGQLIDQQIGRLFLPYVAMRSMIEAAHVTGMYPGDLKEIITAGEQLRVDQSVRDFFAQIPGASLDNQYGPSETHVITGELLTEDPAGWPDLPAIGKPVKNCGTVILDEQMNPVKEGEEGELYLAGRNLAHGYIGREDLTAEAFILNPFQVPERPRLYKSGDLAKYNADGSIEFLGRRDHQIKILGHRIEPGEINNAIAQRDEVGQCLTHAFKNEEGVLRLASYYTRKAGASISYAELRAHLDSKLPDYMVPAFLIELDELPYTPSGKVDLKSLPKPSIENSRYAQETISYASDTERELAEIWEGLLGLKGIPVSADFFELGGDSLRAVTLFLKIQQRFDQEFPLATLMHASTIGELARLIDGEADGPDLSDFRALTLVQKGVDGEIPMFLVHGGQGNVLVFNELARQLGRQQPVFAFQWPGWDGFRGDADVIRLARLYVDELNRFYPEGGIRLGGYCIGGLIAVEMGRILREQNRTVLSPLFVWDSPNLAAASYRAEEPWDSAKTIDDFNRMKEALKQIRMDTDVDGSNVPQSDFKPPSGRGAAIRKIPGLISVLRMGKSLRKTKKELPRRIMVARILASGGPLPHEERAEYCLDCMVKAVKRHRGSPFPGDVLYFRSDCVVSQYFGLSGWWEDPFLGFGELCGGSFRGYAVGGGHTDVLDIPEMSAIVRQALQGED, encoded by the coding sequence ATGATGAATTCACTGCTTCCTATTGCTGATACCCCACCGAAATATGATTCTGTTGCAGCATGGCTGAATGCCGGTTTTCAATCCGGAGGCGAGGCTGCTGCACTGGTTTTTGAAGGCGAGGTATTGTCCTGCTCCGAACTGGATATGTTTTCTAATCGCATTGCAAACTATCTGGTGGAGCAGGGGGTCCCGTCTGGCGGGCGGGTTGGAATCTGTCTGGACCGGTCCATCGAGCTTATTGCGGTGCTGATCGGTATCCTCAAAGCGGGAGCGGCCTATGTTCCTCTTGATCCGGCTTATCCGAAAGACCGGTTAAAGATGATGCAGGAAGATGCGCAGCTGTCGGGGCTGGTGGTGCATGAGGAACACGCGGATCTTTTTGATCAGCCGCTGGTTTGGGAAGAGATTGAAGAGGGGGTCGGGCGGGCTCCTGCTTTGCCGTGCGGCCGTCCGGTGTTGCCCGATCAGGCGGCGTATATCATTTTCACTTCGGGGTCAACCGGTCGGCCTAAAGGAATTGAGATGCCGCACCGTGCGCTGGCGAACCTGATCGAGTGGCAGCTTGAGCGGGAAACATTTAAGCCGTCGACCCATGTTCTGCAGTATTCCAGTATCAGTTTTGATGTTTCTTTTCAGGAAATTGCGACCACGCTGGCTTCGGGCGGAACGCTGTATCTGATTTCCAATGAAGACCGCAAGGATCCCAGAAAACTGCTGGGCCAATTGATCGATCAGCAGATCGGCCGGTTGTTCCTGCCCTATGTGGCGATGCGAAGTATGATTGAGGCGGCGCATGTAACAGGTATGTATCCTGGTGATTTAAAGGAGATTATAACGGCGGGGGAGCAACTTCGGGTTGATCAGTCTGTCCGTGATTTCTTCGCGCAGATACCGGGGGCATCTCTGGATAATCAGTATGGGCCGTCCGAAACGCATGTTATTACCGGGGAGCTTTTAACCGAAGATCCCGCCGGCTGGCCGGATCTTCCGGCGATTGGTAAACCCGTTAAAAACTGCGGGACGGTGATTCTGGATGAACAGATGAATCCGGTTAAAGAGGGGGAAGAGGGCGAGTTGTATCTGGCCGGGCGAAACCTGGCTCACGGATATATCGGTCGGGAGGATTTGACGGCTGAAGCCTTTATTCTGAATCCGTTTCAGGTCCCTGAACGCCCGAGACTCTATAAAAGCGGAGATCTGGCAAAATATAATGCCGACGGTTCTATCGAATTTCTGGGACGCCGGGACCATCAGATAAAAATTCTCGGGCACCGGATCGAGCCCGGGGAAATCAACAATGCCATTGCCCAGCGGGATGAAGTCGGGCAGTGCCTGACTCATGCCTTTAAAAATGAGGAAGGGGTCTTGAGGCTGGCTTCCTATTATACGCGAAAAGCTGGTGCATCCATTTCATATGCGGAACTGAGAGCGCACCTGGATTCGAAGCTTCCGGATTATATGGTGCCGGCTTTTCTCATCGAACTTGATGAGCTTCCCTATACCCCAAGCGGTAAAGTGGATTTAAAATCGTTGCCGAAACCGTCCATAGAAAACAGCCGTTACGCGCAGGAGACGATCAGCTATGCCTCCGATACGGAACGCGAATTGGCGGAAATATGGGAGGGGCTGCTGGGCCTGAAAGGTATTCCGGTTTCTGCGGACTTTTTTGAACTCGGCGGCGATTCTCTGCGGGCTGTTACTCTGTTTTTAAAAATTCAGCAGCGGTTTGATCAGGAATTCCCGCTGGCGACGCTGATGCATGCGTCGACGATCGGGGAGTTGGCCCGCCTGATTGATGGCGAGGCTGACGGGCCTGACCTTTCGGACTTCCGAGCGTTGACGCTGGTTCAGAAAGGGGTGGATGGAGAGATCCCCATGTTTCTGGTGCACGGCGGCCAAGGGAATGTTTTGGTTTTCAATGAACTGGCCCGTCAGCTTGGCCGTCAGCAGCCGGTTTTCGCATTTCAGTGGCCGGGATGGGACGGATTCCGTGGAGATGCAGATGTGATCCGGCTGGCTCGCCTGTATGTGGATGAGCTGAACCGATTTTATCCCGAAGGTGGAATCCGGCTGGGGGGATATTGTATTGGAGGCCTTATTGCCGTGGAGATGGGCCGGATACTGAGAGAGCAGAACAGAACGGTGCTGTCTCCCTTGTTTGTTTGGGATTCGCCTAATCTTGCTGCTGCCAGCTATCGGGCTGAAGAGCCTTGGGACAGCGCAAAGACCATTGATGATTTCAACCGGATGAAAGAGGCCCTTAAACAGATTCGTATGGATACGGATGTTGATGGTTCAAATGTGCCTCAGTCAGATTTTAAACCGCCTTCCGGCCGCGGAGCGGCAATTCGGAAAATTCCAGGGTTGATTTCTGTTTTGCGGATGGGGAAGTCTTTGCGGAAAACGAAAAAAGAGCTTCCTCGCCGTATTATGGTGGCGCGCATTCTGGCCAGCGGCGGACCTCTTCCCCACGAGGAACGGGCGGAGTATTGTCTGGACTGTATGGTCAAAGCAGTGAAAAGGCATCGAGGCAGTCCATTTCCGGGGGATGTCCTCTATTTCAGGTCGGATTGTGTGGTGTCGCAGTATTTCGGACTGTCCGGCTGGTGGGAGGATCCATTTCTTGGTTTCGGCGAGCTATGCGGTGGATCATTCCGCGGCTACGCAGTCGGGGGCGGGCATACCGATGTACTGGATATTCCGGAAATGAGCGCAATTGTAAGGCAGGCTCTTCAGGGTGAAGATTAA
- a CDS encoding glycosyltransferase, producing the protein MNVSVLTTSSRKAGGLFYSVRWLSKALADEGCVPEIFSPEDEYSKEDLPVWDPLKVALYQAAGPMQTSLQLRRMLKASGADLIHLHGIWMDNQWAAMQYQRKNDVPVVVSPRGMLDPWAVQNSAWKKTLVEALFAKKALQEATCIHALCRSEVDSIRAYGLTNPVALIPNGVELPEPGRLPPIADRKTILFLGRIHPKKGIAELLEAWSRFRGDWKLLVAGWDDGGHNEGLQAKAATLGLKNIEFIGPKYGEEKDELLRSVDAFILPSFSEGLPMSVLEAWSYGLPAVITDFCNLPEGFESDAAVRIEPRADSIVRGLETMATMSDEERAAMGSAGRSLVEEKFTWSKIAGNMRRVYDWCLTGKNPPECLELI; encoded by the coding sequence ATGAACGTTTCGGTTTTAACCACCAGCTCGCGTAAGGCGGGCGGTTTGTTTTATTCCGTCCGCTGGCTTTCAAAGGCTTTGGCGGATGAAGGCTGTGTTCCGGAAATTTTCAGTCCGGAGGATGAATATTCAAAGGAGGATCTGCCGGTTTGGGATCCGCTGAAGGTGGCGCTTTACCAGGCTGCCGGACCGATGCAAACTTCTCTTCAATTGCGCAGGATGCTGAAGGCATCCGGAGCAGATCTGATTCATCTGCATGGAATCTGGATGGATAACCAATGGGCGGCGATGCAGTACCAGCGGAAAAATGATGTACCGGTAGTGGTTTCGCCGCGCGGCATGCTGGATCCGTGGGCGGTGCAGAATTCCGCCTGGAAGAAAACGCTGGTGGAGGCCCTGTTTGCAAAGAAAGCGTTGCAGGAAGCGACTTGTATTCATGCGTTATGCCGATCAGAGGTGGATTCCATTCGGGCGTATGGCCTGACAAACCCAGTTGCTTTGATTCCCAATGGCGTTGAACTGCCTGAGCCGGGACGTTTGCCGCCCATTGCAGACCGGAAAACGATTTTGTTCCTCGGCCGGATTCATCCGAAGAAAGGAATTGCGGAACTGCTGGAGGCCTGGAGCCGCTTTCGTGGCGACTGGAAATTGTTGGTCGCGGGCTGGGATGACGGAGGGCATAATGAAGGACTTCAAGCGAAAGCGGCTACCTTGGGGCTGAAAAATATTGAATTTATCGGACCGAAATACGGCGAAGAAAAGGACGAACTGCTGCGCAGTGTGGATGCGTTTATTCTTCCGTCTTTTTCCGAGGGACTTCCGATGTCCGTGCTGGAGGCCTGGTCGTACGGTCTGCCGGCTGTGATTACGGATTTCTGTAACCTGCCTGAAGGATTTGAATCCGATGCCGCAGTTCGGATTGAGCCTCGGGCCGATTCGATTGTCCGAGGCCTGGAAACGATGGCAACAATGTCCGATGAGGAAAGAGCGGCAATGGGCTCGGCGGGCCGTTCTCTGGTGGAGGAGAAATTCACCTGGTCGAAAATTGCTGGAAATATGCGACGGGTTTACGATTGGTGTCTGACGGGAAAAAATCCGCCCGAGTGTTTGGAGCTGATATAG